From the Maniola jurtina chromosome Z, ilManJurt1.1, whole genome shotgun sequence genome, one window contains:
- the LOC123880188 gene encoding uncharacterized protein LOC123880188: MTHHSMMQKYKSNNIKQFLCTDMTHHSVMQKYKSNNIKQFLCTDMTHHSVMQKYKSNNIKQFLCTDMTHHSVMQKYKSNNIKQLLCTDMTHHSVMQKYKSNNIKQFLYTDMTHHSMMQKYKSNNIKQFLCTDMTHHSVMQKYKSNNIKQFLCTDMTHHSVMQKYKSNNIKQFLCTDMTHHSVMQKYKSNNIKQFLCTDMTHHSMMQKYKSNNIKQFLCTDMTHHSMMQKYKSNNIKQFLCTDMTHHSVMQKYKSNNIKQFLCTDMTHHSVMQKYKSNNIKQFLCTDMTHHSMMQKYKSNNIKQFLCTDMTHHSMMQKYKSNNIKQFLCTDMTH; this comes from the coding sequence ATGACACATCATTCAATGATGcagaaatataaaagtaataacatAAAACAATTCTTGTGCACAGATATGACACATCATTCAGTGATGcagaaatataaaagtaataacatAAAACAATTCTTGTGCACAGATATGACACATCATTCAGTGATGcagaaatataaaagtaataacatAAAACAATTCTTGTGCACAGATATGACACATCATTCAGTGATGcagaaatataaaagtaataacatAAAACAATTATTGTGCACAGATATGACACATCATTCAGTGATGcagaaatataaaagtaataacatAAAACAATTCTTGTACACAGATATGACACATCATTCAATGATGcagaaatataaaagtaataacatAAAACAATTCTTGTGCACAGATATGACACATCATTCAGTGATGcagaaatataaaagtaataacatAAAACAATTCTTGTGCACAGATATGACACATCATTCAGTGATGcagaaatataaaagtaataacatAAAACAATTCTTGTGCACAGATATGACACATCATTCAGTGATGcagaaatataaaagtaataacatAAAACAATTCTTGTGCACAGATATGACACATCATTCAATGATGcagaaatataaaagtaataacatAAAACAATTCTTGTGCACAGATATGACACATCATTCAATGATGcagaaatataaaagtaataacatAAAACAATTCTTGTGCACAGATATGACACATCATTCAGTGATGcagaaatataaaagtaataacatAAAACAATTCTTGTGCACAGATATGACACATCATTCAGTGATGcagaaatataaaagtaataacatAAAACAATTCTTGTGCACAGATATGACACATCATTCAATGATGcagaaatataaaagtaataacatAAAACAATTCTTGTGCACAGATATGACACATCATTCAATGATGcagaaatataaaagtaataacatAAAACAATTCTTGTGCACAGATATGACACATTAA
- the LOC123880156 gene encoding DNA (cytosine-5)-methyltransferase PliMCI-like, whose product MPATNRKDRTPPLRQSQRLSKKRSQLKITSGIPAKRKRSKSQVNLEVSKNKKIKLETTKRLTDKIPKNISLDGKKDDNNETNKNKDSKSTSKINKKKRTTGKHKKEGAMKNEKIKFNKKAGIKATTTPLVQNTFENFFASQLDNTNNELNLRSERCGVCEACQLQDCGECNACRAMCKFGGLGRSKRTCVRRHCRRMADEPKEIKDYQTTEQQELGEIEDKKIKWIGEPIQVDEKQIYYEKVEVDGVKYSLGDFVMVRPELPNVPALVSRLIYMWKEIRTKRAYFHGEFYIRSTYTVLGEVGRAREVFLDDRCYHGVALSDILRKARVEKRDPPKDFFKLGGKEANEELLEDDGKTYFYEKFYERFTSRFEDLPIDPECPNVLRKHRSCPSCERKMELYSSCIPKICGLLPVKTGAVPEVDRFEWTSIKWQNNEYKKGCGVFLRPVIFKSNFENSISQNSTISSRKIKFCAKKRKIRERKMKLKKLKLKLKKVDENVYPEYYRKNDNSRGSNEKTAQPFCVGRIVAVAALDEGPLVAPQEMRLRVNVLYRPENTNHKFPHREDCNLVYWSEEIKEIPFAAVTGLCHLVYVDNIPQQDSICEWLEMDPSRMYFKQSYDRASGKFGPVPDHAKLVGREDGWKGKGKGKGKSNKSSVSKTPEMNVRPLRTLDVFAGCGGLSEGLHRSGVAKCEWAVENLETAAQAYSLNNKNCAVFKQDCNVLLRDVMAGVTHSADGQRLPLRGEVELLVGGPPCQGFSSMNRFNSRQSANFKNSLVATCLSFCDYYRPKYFILENVRNFAVFKKGMVLKLTMRALLAMGYQCTFGVLQAGYYGVPQTRRRLFILAAAPGQRLPLFPESTHVFSQRTGSLNVMIDKKLFTTNIRWEKFAPRRTCTIKDAMSDLPEISNGANKIEIEYGSKPETHFQRLVRSRDESVKLRDHICKNMAPLVQARIARIPTEPGSDWRDLPNTSVKLSDGTTCKVLQYRHEDKKKGRSSTDALRGVCACAAGGACSPDDKQENTLIPWCMPHTANRHNNWAGLYGRISWDGFFSTTVTDPEPMGKQGCVLHPEQHRVVSVRECARSQGFHDTYLFAGSVQDKYRQIGNAVPPPLGAALGREIKKSLSASQ is encoded by the exons ATGCCGGCTACAAATAGGAAAGATCGTACTCCACCACTACGCCA ATCACAACGACTCTCTAAAAAGAGAAGTCAACTGAAAATTACAAGTGGGATTCCCGCGAAACGCAAACGCAGCAAGAGTCAAGTGAATCTTGAAGTTAGTAAAaat aaaaaaattaaacttgaaacAACTAAGCGCCTTACTGATAAGATTCCCAAAAATATATCTTTGGATGGCAAGAAAGATGATAACAATGAAACCAACAAAAACAAAGATAGTAAAAGTActtcaaaaattaataaaaagaagaGAACAACTGGCAAACATAAGAAAGAGGGagcaatgaaaaatgaaaaaatcaagtTCAATAAGAAAGCAGGTATAAAAGCGACTACTACTCCTCTCGTGCAGAACACATTCGAAAATTTCTTTGCCAGTCAATTGGATAATACAAACAATGAACTTAATTTAAGAAGTGAAAGATGCGGGGTGTGTGAGGCTTGCCAGCTGCAGGACTGTGGGGAGTGCAACGCGTGCCGCGCCATGTGCAAATTCGGTGGGCTTGGTCGCTCCAAGCGCACGTGCGTGCGGCGCCACTGCCGCAGAATGGCCGACGAGCCCAAAGAAATCAAGGACTACCAAACGACGGAACAGCAAGAGCTCGGTGAAATTGAAGACAAGAAAATTAAATGGATTGGAGAACCGATCCAAGTAGATGAAAaacaaatatattatgaaaaagtTGAAGTCGATGGTGTCAAGTATTCATTGGGAGACTTTGTAATGGTACGACCTGAGTTACCGAATGTTCCTGCCCTGGTCTCTAGGTTGATCTACATGTGGAAAGAAATTCGTACTAAACGTGCATACTTTCATGGTGAATTTTATATAAGATCTACATATACTGTACTGGGAGAGGTCGGCCGCGCAAGGGAAGTGTTTTTGGATGATCGATGTTACCACGGTGTCGCGCTTTCTgatattttaagaaaagctCGTGTCGAAAAACGAGATCCAcccaaagatttttttaaattggggGGAAAGGAAGCGAATGAAGAACTTCTCGAGGATGATGGCAAAACatatttctatgaaaaattTTATGAGCGATTTACTTCACGTTTTGAAGACCTACCGATCGACCCCGAATGCCCGAATGTCCTAAGAAAACATAGATCTTGCCCGTCTTGCGAGCGCAAAATGGAACTCTACTCCTCGTGCATCCCTAAAATTTGCGGCCTACTCCCAGTCAAGACGGGCGCAGTTCCGGAAGTGGATAGATTCGAATGGACATCTATCAAATGGCAAAATAATGAGTATAAGAAAGGTTGTGGTGTATTTCTTAGGCCGGTGATTTTCAaaagtaattttgaaaatagtATCAGTCAGAACTCTACTATTAGCAGCAGAAAAATTAAGTTCTGTGccaagaaaagaaaaatcagggagaggaaaatgaaattaaaaaaattgaaactgaAGTTAAAGAAAGTCGATGAGAATGTATATCCAGAGTATTACAGGAAGAACGATAATTCACGCGGCTCCAACGAGAAAACGGCCCAGCCTTTCTGCGTGGGGCGCATTGTCGCCGTGGCCGCGCTCGACGAGGGCCCGCTGGTCGCGCCGCAGGAAATGCGCCTGCGCGTCAACGTGCTCTACCGGCCCGAGAACACCAATCACAAGTTTCCGCACCGCGAGGATTGCAACCTAGTCTACTGGAGCGAGGAAATCAAAGAGATACCGTTTGCTGCCGTCACAGGACTGTGCCACTTAGTGTATGTGGACAACATTCCCCAGCAGGATTCCATATGTGAATGGCTAGAGATGGATCCTAGCAGAATGTATTTCAAACAATCTTACGACCGAGCCTCGGGTAAGTTCGGCCCCGTCCCGGACCACGCGAAACTCGTCGGTCGAGAAGACGGGTGGAAAGGCAAAGGAAAGGGAAAAGGGAAATCCAACAAATCGAGCGTCTCTAAGACTCCGGAGATGAACGTGAGACCTCTGAGGACCCTGGACGTGTTCGCTGGCTGCGGCGGCCTGTCGGAGGGTCTGCATCGCTCCGGTGTcgccaagtgcgagtgggcTGTCGAGAATCTCGAAACCGCGGCTCAAGCATACTCCCTGAACAACAAAAACTGTGCAGTGTTCAAGCAGGACTGCAACGTGCTGTTGAGAGACGTGATGGCGGGCGTCACTCACAGCGCGGACGGCCAGCGCCTGCCGCTCCGCGGTGAGGTGGAGCTGCTGGTCGGCGGCCCGCCCTGCCAGGGCTTCTCCAGCATGAACCGCTTCAACTCGCGCCAGTCCGCCAATTTCAAGAACTCGCTGGTGGCGACGTGCTTATCTTTCTGCGACTACTACCGCCCCAAATACTTCATCCTCGAGAACGTGCGCAACTTCGCCGTGTTCAAGAAGGGCATGGTGCTGAAGCTCACGATGCGCGCGTTGCTGGCCATGGGCTACCAGTGCACGTTCGGTGTGCTGCAGGCCGGCTACTACGGCGTGCCGCAGACGCGACGTCGCCTCTTCATCCTGGCGGCGGCGCCGGGACAGCGACTGCCGCTATTTCCCGAGTCGACGCACGTCTTCAGCCAGCGCACCGGTTCGCTCAACGTCATGATCGACAAGAAACTGTTCACGACCAACATTCGATGGGAGAAGTTTGCGCCGCGGCGGACGTGCACCATCAAAGATGCGATGAGCGATTTGCCTGAAATATCTAATGGGGCTAATAAAATCGAGATAGAGTACGGCTCGAAGCCCGAGACGCATTTCCAACGTTTGGTGCGAAGCCGCGACGAGAGCGTCAAGTTGCGCGACCACATCTGCAAGAACATGGCGCCGCTGGTTCAGGCGCGCATCGCTCGAATACCCACCGAGCCCGGCTCCGACTGGCGTGACCTGCCTAATACATCAGTTAAACTCTCGGATGGAACTACATGCAAG GTGCTCCAGTATCGCCACGAGGACAAGAAGAAAGGACGTTCCTCCACGGACGCGCTGCGCGGCGTGTGCGCgtgcgcggcgggcggcgcgtgcTCGCCGGACGACAAGCAGGAGAACACACTCATTCCCTGGTGTATGCCGCACACCGCCAACCGCCACAATAACTGGGCCGGCCTCTACG GGCGCATCTCGTGGGACGGGTTCTTCAGCACGACGGTGACGGACCCCGAGCCCATGGGCAAGCAGGGCTGCGTGCTGCATCCCGAGCAGCACCGCGTGGTTTCGGTGCGCGAGTGCGCACGCTCGCAGGGCTTCCACGACACCTACCTCTTCGCCGGCTCCGTACAGGACAAATATCGTCAG ATAGGAAATGCGGTACCGCCGCCGTTGGGTGCGGCATTAGGCAGAGAAATCAAGAAATCTTTAAGTGCCTCACAATAA